From Skermanella sp. TT6, a single genomic window includes:
- a CDS encoding Gfo/Idh/MocA family protein produces the protein MSFELPFLSRRTLIRTGSIGLLSAVAGPAMAAGGPAAPGPTPLDRGKVEGGKVTFPNWRGEADRPSPPPPAPLPPDQRVGFAIVGLGRLSLEQLLPAFAECKRARPVALVSGSPEKARLVAAQYGIPDQAVYDYAGFDRIAEDPRVQVVYVVLPNGLHREFVMRAAKAGKHVMCEKPMANNSAEARDMVAACDQAGVKLMVAYRCQYEPYNRETIQRVRSGDMGAARFIEATNTQVMGPGDQWRFSKALAGGGALPDIGLYCLNTARAITGEEPIEVFARIFNPEGDPRYREVEESVSFMLRFPSGTIANCTTSYGAHESKDLRVRLEKGWIDLENAFAYEGQQMQVAHRGGKAEIVERVRLPQQNQFALEIDHMASCVKENRMPRTPGQEGVQDHVLMEALYESARTMAPVSLKAVSGRDTTRGPEPQQEG, from the coding sequence ATGTCATTCGAGCTTCCGTTCCTCTCCCGCCGGACCTTGATCAGGACCGGCTCCATCGGCTTACTGTCCGCCGTCGCCGGTCCCGCGATGGCGGCCGGCGGTCCGGCGGCACCCGGCCCGACGCCGCTGGACAGGGGCAAGGTGGAAGGCGGCAAGGTGACCTTTCCCAACTGGCGCGGCGAGGCCGACCGCCCCTCCCCTCCGCCGCCGGCACCCCTGCCGCCGGACCAGCGCGTCGGGTTCGCGATCGTCGGGCTCGGCCGCCTGTCCCTGGAGCAGCTCCTGCCCGCCTTCGCCGAATGCAAGCGGGCGCGGCCGGTGGCCCTGGTCTCGGGATCGCCGGAGAAGGCCAGGCTGGTGGCCGCCCAGTACGGCATTCCCGACCAGGCCGTGTACGACTACGCGGGTTTCGACCGGATCGCCGAAGATCCCCGGGTCCAGGTCGTCTATGTCGTGCTGCCCAACGGGCTTCACCGCGAGTTCGTGATGCGCGCCGCCAAGGCCGGGAAGCACGTCATGTGCGAGAAGCCGATGGCCAACAACTCGGCCGAGGCGCGGGACATGGTCGCCGCCTGCGACCAGGCCGGCGTCAAGCTGATGGTGGCCTACCGCTGCCAGTACGAACCCTATAACCGCGAGACCATCCAGCGGGTCCGCTCCGGCGACATGGGCGCCGCGCGGTTCATCGAGGCGACCAATACCCAGGTGATGGGACCCGGCGACCAGTGGCGCTTCAGCAAGGCGCTGGCCGGCGGCGGCGCGCTGCCCGACATCGGCCTCTATTGCCTGAACACGGCCCGAGCGATCACCGGGGAGGAGCCGATCGAGGTCTTCGCCCGGATCTTCAACCCGGAAGGCGACCCGCGCTACCGCGAAGTCGAGGAATCCGTCTCCTTCATGCTGCGCTTCCCCTCCGGGACGATCGCCAACTGCACGACCAGCTACGGCGCCCACGAGAGCAAGGACCTGCGGGTTCGGTTGGAGAAAGGCTGGATCGACCTGGAGAACGCCTTCGCCTACGAGGGCCAGCAGATGCAGGTGGCGCACCGGGGCGGCAAGGCGGAGATCGTCGAGCGGGTGCGCCTGCCGCAGCAGAACCAGTTCGCGCTCGAGATCGACCACATGGCGTCCTGCGTCAAGGAGAACCGGATGCCGCGGACGCCCGGCCAGGAGGGCGTGCAGGACCATGTCCTGATGGAAGCCCTGTATGAATCCGCCCGCACCATGGCTCCGGTGTCCCTCAAGGCGGTGTCCGGGCGGGACACGACCCGGGGACCGGAACCGCAGCAGGAGGGCTGA
- a CDS encoding DUF417 family protein: protein MMNNPVRSAVGAAAYLSRTELPSRFTFTGRVVSLAGIVLPLFLIGILKFTQIEIDALKPLISGTPWLAWLYPAFGEAGAAYLLGVVELITAILLVASPWSARAGVVGGALGALTFAVTVSTMFALPIWEESLGSFPWLNATGQFLIKDVALLGVSLLVLGESLTRLMRNRAQA, encoded by the coding sequence ATGATGAACAATCCCGTTCGATCCGCCGTCGGCGCAGCCGCCTATCTCTCGCGGACAGAACTGCCCAGCCGCTTCACGTTCACCGGCCGGGTCGTGTCACTCGCCGGTATTGTCCTGCCGCTTTTCCTGATCGGTATTCTGAAGTTCACTCAGATCGAGATCGATGCGCTCAAGCCGCTCATCAGTGGGACACCTTGGCTTGCTTGGCTTTACCCGGCGTTCGGTGAGGCGGGCGCGGCATATCTTCTCGGCGTCGTCGAACTCATCACCGCGATACTGCTGGTTGCCTCGCCATGGTCGGCACGTGCGGGTGTCGTCGGTGGCGCACTTGGCGCTCTGACCTTCGCCGTCACCGTTTCCACCATGTTCGCGCTGCCGATCTGGGAAGAGTCCTTGGGCAGCTTCCCCTGGCTTAACGCCACCGGCCAGTTTCTGATCAAGGATGTAGCGCTCCTGGGTGTCAGCCTTCTGGTGCTGGGGGAAAGCCTTACCCGCCTGATGCGGAATCGTGCCCAGGCTTGA
- a CDS encoding DUF3466 family protein, translating to MRSHHLLLLATIAFAPGTALAVPTYTITDIGDLGGTFSLGFDVNNAGQVTGAGLIQNDVGQHAFLWDPVSGIQDLGTLGGRFSQGIGINARGQITGNSLLPGPEITGRVHAFLWEPTTGMRDLGTISGGDGFSQGTDINDQGQVTGGGNIDDPNTPSHAFLWDPATGMQDLGTLDGDRVSLGLGINAGGQVTGRSGTFDDTAGRYNAFLWDPATGMRDIGTRSGEFSIGNDINDRGQITGTNQTSDADFRAFLWDSANGIQDLGTLGGRYSSGNGINNSGQVVGSSEDANRSEHAFLWDGTSMFDLNGLISPEAGWTVIRGEAISDRRRKAYGSTGAGTLLDP from the coding sequence ATGCGCTCGCATCACCTGCTCCTCCTGGCCACCATCGCCTTCGCTCCCGGCACGGCTCTAGCCGTCCCGACCTACACAATCACGGATATCGGAGACCTCGGCGGAACCTTCAGCCTTGGCTTTGATGTCAACAATGCCGGCCAAGTCACCGGTGCCGGTCTCATTCAGAATGATGTCGGCCAGCATGCGTTCCTGTGGGACCCTGTGAGCGGAATACAGGACCTCGGCACGCTCGGCGGGCGTTTCAGCCAAGGAATTGGTATAAACGCCAGAGGTCAGATAACAGGGAACAGCCTATTACCCGGCCCTGAGATCACGGGCAGGGTCCATGCCTTTCTATGGGAACCCACCACCGGCATGCGGGATCTCGGCACCATCAGCGGGGGCGACGGCTTCAGCCAAGGCACGGACATCAACGACCAAGGCCAAGTGACCGGCGGCGGTAACATCGACGACCCCAACACCCCAAGCCATGCATTCCTGTGGGACCCTGCAACCGGCATGCAGGACCTCGGCACTCTCGACGGAGACAGGGTCAGCCTCGGCCTGGGTATCAATGCAGGCGGCCAAGTGACGGGCAGGAGCGGGACATTCGATGACACGGCAGGTAGGTACAATGCCTTCTTATGGGATCCGGCGACCGGCATGCGGGATATCGGCACCCGCAGCGGGGAGTTCAGCATCGGCAACGACATCAACGATAGGGGTCAGATAACGGGAACCAACCAAACCAGTGACGCAGACTTTCGTGCATTCCTGTGGGACTCAGCGAACGGCATACAGGATCTCGGCACACTGGGAGGAAGGTACAGTTCCGGAAACGGCATCAACAACAGCGGCCAAGTGGTAGGATCGAGCGAAGACGCAAACAGATCCGAGCATGCGTTCCTGTGGGACGGGACGAGCATGTTCGACCTGAATGGGTTGATCAGTCCAGAGGCAGGATGGACCGTCATACGTGGAGAGGCGATCAGTGATAGGCGCCGGAAGGCTTATGGATCAACTGGCGCCGGTACTCTGCTCGACCCATGA
- a CDS encoding MarR family winged helix-turn-helix transcriptional regulator yields the protein MNDDRTANIVGALALAISDTLLRGAQAAAPEPGPAAAAISLLAHDPGMSIDRLRRALGLSHPGAVRLVDRLVANGAVIREVSDRDRRAVALVLTEAGRRTCADIRAARLDGVAKMLDLLDADERAALGTLTEKLLRGLIKGENHAYSVCRLCDESACVDCPVSSALGSSDPIRCQERDISSSK from the coding sequence ATGAACGACGACAGAACTGCCAATATCGTCGGTGCGCTTGCCCTGGCCATCTCCGACACTCTGCTCCGCGGAGCCCAGGCCGCTGCACCGGAACCAGGCCCCGCCGCAGCCGCCATATCGCTGCTCGCTCACGATCCGGGCATGTCGATCGACCGGCTACGGCGCGCGCTTGGTCTGTCGCATCCAGGTGCGGTGCGTCTGGTCGATCGCCTGGTGGCGAATGGCGCAGTAATTCGTGAAGTCTCTGATCGCGATCGTCGTGCCGTCGCGCTCGTCTTGACTGAAGCCGGCCGAAGAACCTGCGCGGACATTCGGGCGGCGCGATTGGACGGCGTCGCCAAAATGCTCGATCTGCTCGATGCGGATGAACGTGCCGCTCTGGGTACGTTGACGGAGAAGTTGCTGCGTGGGCTTATCAAGGGCGAAAATCACGCCTACTCGGTCTGTCGGCTCTGCGATGAGAGCGCGTGTGTGGATTGTCCCGTTTCCAGTGCATTGGGGTCCTCCGACCCGATCAGATGCCAAGAACGCGACATCTCCTCTTCGAAATAA